The Branchiostoma floridae strain S238N-H82 chromosome 8, Bfl_VNyyK, whole genome shotgun sequence genome has a segment encoding these proteins:
- the LOC118422081 gene encoding collagen alpha-1(II) chain-like isoform X1: MPEHRDVFLFCFKESTTVSRRSVIPDGVNMASKDTGVKMANGTDELIWITPHICIKKTVAEKTAVQGQKTGGDKTKDAGRRNVSSSKVQSLHNLRNQTERTFRRKNLTNSAGKGIEEEEDRIGKLLGRLDRTLDGLKATNVVTGVVDKKGVQAGSFGTTQKQTEQTSSANTGKGGLESALAGVLHGPTIKGDKASKEKAPIVGPGGIPSEEVRWGSEYVTMKQGDATMQSAAPTQAAATIKSADTTQSAPPPGPGLSAALEGMLHGPTIKGDKASKEKAPIVGPGGIPKEEVRWGSEYVTMKQGDATMQSAAPTQAAATIKSADTTQSAPPPGPGLSAALEGMLHGPTIKGDKASKEKAPIVGPGGIPKEEVRWGSEYVTMKQGDATMQSAAPTQAAATIKSADTTQSAPPPGPGLSAALEGMLHGPTIKGDKASKEKAPIVGPGGIPKEEVRWGSEYVTDKQGAATMQSAAPTQAATIKSADTTQSAPPPGPGLSAALEGMLHGPTIKGDKASKEKAPIVGPGGIPKEEVRWGSEYVTDKQGAATMQSAAPTQAAATIKSADTTQSAPPPGPGLSAALEGMLHGPTIKGDKSSKEKAPIVGPGGIPKEEVRWGSEYVTDKQGAAKMQSAAPTQAATIKSADTTQSAPPPGPGLSAALEGMLHGPTIKGDKASKEKAPIVGPGGIPKEEVRWGSEYVTDKQGAATMQSAAPTQAAATIKSADTTQSAPPPGPGLSTALEGMLHGPTIKDKNEKKKKAPVVGPDSIPTEEVRWGAEYSEKGAKGSEKSKKSGGRKGSGKKKGKK; this comes from the exons CGACTACAGTAAGCCGAAGATCTGTGATACCAGACGGCGTCAACATGGCAAGCAAAGACACAG GGGTGAAAATGGCCAATGGGACTGACGAGTTAATATGGATCACCCCGCATATAT GTATAAAGAAGACAGTCGCGGAGAAGACCGCAGTCCAGGGCCAGAAGACGGGTGGTGACAAGACTAAAGATGCAG GGCGAAGGAATGTCTCTTCCTCAAAGGTGCAATCACTTCACAACTTACGAAATCAGACAGAAAGGACGTTCAGACGCAAAAACCTTACTAATAGTGCCGGGAAAGGtatagaggaggaggaggaccgCATAGGCAAGCTTCTAGGTCGGCTAGATAGAACTTTGGACGGGCTTAAGGCCACGAATGTAGTAACCG GAGTTGTAGACAAAAAGGGGGTGCAAGCTGGCTCCTTTGGGACAACGCAAAAACAAACTGAGCAGACCAGTTCAGCAAATACAGGGAAAGGTGGACTGGAGAGTGCACTCGCAGGCGTGCTGCATGGACCAACAATTAAGGGTGACAAGGCCTCGAAAGAAAAAGCTCCCATCGTCGGTCCTGGCGGAATTCCTTCAGAAGAAGTGAGGTGGGGCTCCGAGTATGTCACCATGAAACAAGGTGATGCGACAATGCAGTCAGCCGCTCCAACACAAGCAGCAGCCACCATCAAATCAGCAGATACCACACAATCTGCACCGCCTCCAGGTCCTGGGCTGTCAGCTGCGCTGGAAGGCATGTTACATGGTCCAACTATTAAAGGTGACAAGGCTTCCAAAGAAAAGGCCCCAATTGTAGGTCCAGGTGGCATCCCTAAGGAAGAAGTGAGATGGGGCTCCGAGTATGTCACCATGAAACAAGGTGATGCGACAATGCAATCTGCAGCTCCAACCCAGGCAGCAGCCACCATCAAATCAGCGGATACCACACAATCTGCACCGCCTCCAGGTCCTGGGCTGTCCGCTGCGCTGGAAGGCATGTTACATGGTCCAACTATTAAAGGTGACAAGGCTTCCAAAGAAAAGGCCCCAATTGTAGGTCCAGGTGGCATCCCTAAGGAAGAAGTGAGATGGGGCTCCGAGTATGTCACCATGAAACAAGGGGATGCGACAATGCAATCTGCAGCTCCAACCCAGGCAGCAGCCACCATCAAATCAGCGGATACCACACAATCTGCACCGCCACCGGGTCCTGGGCTGTCAGCTGCCTTAGAGGGCATGTTACATGGTCCAACAATCAAGGGCGATAAGGCCTCGAAAGAAAAGGCCCCCATCGTAGGTCCTGGTGGCATCCCCAAGGAAGAAGTCAGGTGGGGCTCAGAGTACGTAACAGACAAACAAGGTGCTGCGACAATGCAGTCAGCAGCTCCAACCCAGGCAGCCACCATCAAATCAGCAGACACCACACAATCTGCACCGCCTCCTGGTCCTGGGCTGTCAGCAGCGCTGGAGGGTATGCTGCATGGACCAACCATTAAAGGTGACAAGGCTTCCAAAGAAAAAGCTCCCATCGTTGGTCCAGGTGGCATTCCAAAAGAAGAAGTCAGGTGGGGCTCTGAGTACGTGACAGACAAGCAAGGTGCTGCGACAATGCAGTCTGCAGCACCGACACAAGCAGCAGCCACCATCAAATCAGCAGATACCACACAATCTGCACCGCCTCCAGGTCCTGGGCTGTCAGCTGCACTGGAAGGCATGTTACATGGTCCAACTATCAAGGGCGACAAGTCCTCGAAAGAAAAAGCCCCCATCGTTGGACCGGGTGGCATCCCTAAGGAAGAAGTCAGATGGGGTTCTGAGTATGTCACCGACAAGCAAGGTGCCGCCAAGATGCAGTCAGCCGCTCCAACGCAAGCAGCCACCATCAAGTCAGCAGATACCACACAATCTGCACCTCCACCGGGTCCTGGGCTGTCAGCTGCGCTGGAAGGCATGCTGCATGGTCCAACTATCAAAGGTGACAAGGCGTCGAAAGAAAAAGCTCCCATCGTTGGTCCAGGTGGCATTCCAAAAGAAGAAGTCAGGTGGGGCTCAGAGTATGTCACCGACAAGCAAGGTGCCGCAACAATGCAGTCTGCAGCTCCAACCCAAGCAGCAGCCACCATCAAATCAGCAGATACCACACAATCTGCACCTCCACCAGGTCCTGGGCTGTCAACTGCGTTAGAGGGCATGCTGCATGGTCCAACTATCAAAGACAAGaatgagaagaaaaagaaagcacCAGTCGTCGGTCCTGATAGTATTCCAACCGAAGAAGTCAGATGGGGGGCGGAATATTCTGAAAAAG GAGCTAAAGGGTCAGAGAAGAGCAAAAAGTCTGGGGGAAGAAAGGGATCGGGCAAAAAGAAAGGGAAGAAGTGA
- the LOC118422081 gene encoding collagen alpha-1(II) chain-like isoform X9 — MASKDTGVVDKKGVQAGSFGTTQKQTEQTSSANTGKGGLESALAGVLHGPTIKGDKASKEKAPIVGPGGIPSEEVRWGSEYVTMKQGDATMQSAAPTQAAATIKSADTTQSAPPPGPGLSAALEGMLHGPTIKGDKASKEKAPIVGPGGIPKEEVRWGSEYVTMKQGDATMQSAAPTQAAATIKSADTTQSAPPPGPGLSAALEGMLHGPTIKGDKASKEKAPIVGPGGIPKEEVRWGSEYVTMKQGDATMQSAAPTQAAATIKSADTTQSAPPPGPGLSAALEGMLHGPTIKGDKASKEKAPIVGPGGIPKEEVRWGSEYVTDKQGAATMQSAAPTQAATIKSADTTQSAPPPGPGLSAALEGMLHGPTIKGDKASKEKAPIVGPGGIPKEEVRWGSEYVTDKQGAATMQSAAPTQAAATIKSADTTQSAPPPGPGLSAALEGMLHGPTIKGDKSSKEKAPIVGPGGIPKEEVRWGSEYVTDKQGAAKMQSAAPTQAATIKSADTTQSAPPPGPGLSAALEGMLHGPTIKGDKASKEKAPIVGPGGIPKEEVRWGSEYVTDKQGAATMQSAAPTQAAATIKSADTTQSAPPPGPGLSTALEGMLHGPTIKDKNEKKKKAPVVGPDSIPTEEVRWGAEYSEKGAKGSEKSKKSGGRKGSGKKKGKK; from the exons ATGGCAAGCAAAGACACAG GAGTTGTAGACAAAAAGGGGGTGCAAGCTGGCTCCTTTGGGACAACGCAAAAACAAACTGAGCAGACCAGTTCAGCAAATACAGGGAAAGGTGGACTGGAGAGTGCACTCGCAGGCGTGCTGCATGGACCAACAATTAAGGGTGACAAGGCCTCGAAAGAAAAAGCTCCCATCGTCGGTCCTGGCGGAATTCCTTCAGAAGAAGTGAGGTGGGGCTCCGAGTATGTCACCATGAAACAAGGTGATGCGACAATGCAGTCAGCCGCTCCAACACAAGCAGCAGCCACCATCAAATCAGCAGATACCACACAATCTGCACCGCCTCCAGGTCCTGGGCTGTCAGCTGCGCTGGAAGGCATGTTACATGGTCCAACTATTAAAGGTGACAAGGCTTCCAAAGAAAAGGCCCCAATTGTAGGTCCAGGTGGCATCCCTAAGGAAGAAGTGAGATGGGGCTCCGAGTATGTCACCATGAAACAAGGTGATGCGACAATGCAATCTGCAGCTCCAACCCAGGCAGCAGCCACCATCAAATCAGCGGATACCACACAATCTGCACCGCCTCCAGGTCCTGGGCTGTCCGCTGCGCTGGAAGGCATGTTACATGGTCCAACTATTAAAGGTGACAAGGCTTCCAAAGAAAAGGCCCCAATTGTAGGTCCAGGTGGCATCCCTAAGGAAGAAGTGAGATGGGGCTCCGAGTATGTCACCATGAAACAAGGGGATGCGACAATGCAATCTGCAGCTCCAACCCAGGCAGCAGCCACCATCAAATCAGCGGATACCACACAATCTGCACCGCCACCGGGTCCTGGGCTGTCAGCTGCCTTAGAGGGCATGTTACATGGTCCAACAATCAAGGGCGATAAGGCCTCGAAAGAAAAGGCCCCCATCGTAGGTCCTGGTGGCATCCCCAAGGAAGAAGTCAGGTGGGGCTCAGAGTACGTAACAGACAAACAAGGTGCTGCGACAATGCAGTCAGCAGCTCCAACCCAGGCAGCCACCATCAAATCAGCAGACACCACACAATCTGCACCGCCTCCTGGTCCTGGGCTGTCAGCAGCGCTGGAGGGTATGCTGCATGGACCAACCATTAAAGGTGACAAGGCTTCCAAAGAAAAAGCTCCCATCGTTGGTCCAGGTGGCATTCCAAAAGAAGAAGTCAGGTGGGGCTCTGAGTACGTGACAGACAAGCAAGGTGCTGCGACAATGCAGTCTGCAGCACCGACACAAGCAGCAGCCACCATCAAATCAGCAGATACCACACAATCTGCACCGCCTCCAGGTCCTGGGCTGTCAGCTGCACTGGAAGGCATGTTACATGGTCCAACTATCAAGGGCGACAAGTCCTCGAAAGAAAAAGCCCCCATCGTTGGACCGGGTGGCATCCCTAAGGAAGAAGTCAGATGGGGTTCTGAGTATGTCACCGACAAGCAAGGTGCCGCCAAGATGCAGTCAGCCGCTCCAACGCAAGCAGCCACCATCAAGTCAGCAGATACCACACAATCTGCACCTCCACCGGGTCCTGGGCTGTCAGCTGCGCTGGAAGGCATGCTGCATGGTCCAACTATCAAAGGTGACAAGGCGTCGAAAGAAAAAGCTCCCATCGTTGGTCCAGGTGGCATTCCAAAAGAAGAAGTCAGGTGGGGCTCAGAGTATGTCACCGACAAGCAAGGTGCCGCAACAATGCAGTCTGCAGCTCCAACCCAAGCAGCAGCCACCATCAAATCAGCAGATACCACACAATCTGCACCTCCACCAGGTCCTGGGCTGTCAACTGCGTTAGAGGGCATGCTGCATGGTCCAACTATCAAAGACAAGaatgagaagaaaaagaaagcacCAGTCGTCGGTCCTGATAGTATTCCAACCGAAGAAGTCAGATGGGGGGCGGAATATTCTGAAAAAG GAGCTAAAGGGTCAGAGAAGAGCAAAAAGTCTGGGGGAAGAAAGGGATCGGGCAAAAAGAAAGGGAAGAAGTGA
- the LOC118422081 gene encoding collagen alpha-1(II) chain-like isoform X3: MASKDTGVKMANGTDELIWITPHICIKKTVAEKTAVQGQKTGGDKTKDAGRRNVSSSKVQSLHNLRNQTERTFRRKNLTNSAGKGIEEEEDRIGKLLGRLDRTLDGLKATNVVTGVVDKKGVQAGSFGTTQKQTEQTSSANTGKGGLESALAGVLHGPTIKGDKASKEKAPIVGPGGIPSEEVRWGSEYVTMKQGDATMQSAAPTQAAATIKSADTTQSAPPPGPGLSAALEGMLHGPTIKGDKASKEKAPIVGPGGIPKEEVRWGSEYVTMKQGDATMQSAAPTQAAATIKSADTTQSAPPPGPGLSAALEGMLHGPTIKGDKASKEKAPIVGPGGIPKEEVRWGSEYVTMKQGDATMQSAAPTQAAATIKSADTTQSAPPPGPGLSAALEGMLHGPTIKGDKASKEKAPIVGPGGIPKEEVRWGSEYVTDKQGAATMQSAAPTQAATIKSADTTQSAPPPGPGLSAALEGMLHGPTIKGDKASKEKAPIVGPGGIPKEEVRWGSEYVTDKQGAATMQSAAPTQAAATIKSADTTQSAPPPGPGLSAALEGMLHGPTIKGDKSSKEKAPIVGPGGIPKEEVRWGSEYVTDKQGAAKMQSAAPTQAATIKSADTTQSAPPPGPGLSAALEGMLHGPTIKGDKASKEKAPIVGPGGIPKEEVRWGSEYVTDKQGAATMQSAAPTQAAATIKSADTTQSAPPPGPGLSTALEGMLHGPTIKDKNEKKKKAPVVGPDSIPTEEVRWGAEYSEKGAKGSEKSKKSGGRKGSGKKKGKK; the protein is encoded by the exons ATGGCAAGCAAAGACACAG GGGTGAAAATGGCCAATGGGACTGACGAGTTAATATGGATCACCCCGCATATAT GTATAAAGAAGACAGTCGCGGAGAAGACCGCAGTCCAGGGCCAGAAGACGGGTGGTGACAAGACTAAAGATGCAG GGCGAAGGAATGTCTCTTCCTCAAAGGTGCAATCACTTCACAACTTACGAAATCAGACAGAAAGGACGTTCAGACGCAAAAACCTTACTAATAGTGCCGGGAAAGGtatagaggaggaggaggaccgCATAGGCAAGCTTCTAGGTCGGCTAGATAGAACTTTGGACGGGCTTAAGGCCACGAATGTAGTAACCG GAGTTGTAGACAAAAAGGGGGTGCAAGCTGGCTCCTTTGGGACAACGCAAAAACAAACTGAGCAGACCAGTTCAGCAAATACAGGGAAAGGTGGACTGGAGAGTGCACTCGCAGGCGTGCTGCATGGACCAACAATTAAGGGTGACAAGGCCTCGAAAGAAAAAGCTCCCATCGTCGGTCCTGGCGGAATTCCTTCAGAAGAAGTGAGGTGGGGCTCCGAGTATGTCACCATGAAACAAGGTGATGCGACAATGCAGTCAGCCGCTCCAACACAAGCAGCAGCCACCATCAAATCAGCAGATACCACACAATCTGCACCGCCTCCAGGTCCTGGGCTGTCAGCTGCGCTGGAAGGCATGTTACATGGTCCAACTATTAAAGGTGACAAGGCTTCCAAAGAAAAGGCCCCAATTGTAGGTCCAGGTGGCATCCCTAAGGAAGAAGTGAGATGGGGCTCCGAGTATGTCACCATGAAACAAGGTGATGCGACAATGCAATCTGCAGCTCCAACCCAGGCAGCAGCCACCATCAAATCAGCGGATACCACACAATCTGCACCGCCTCCAGGTCCTGGGCTGTCCGCTGCGCTGGAAGGCATGTTACATGGTCCAACTATTAAAGGTGACAAGGCTTCCAAAGAAAAGGCCCCAATTGTAGGTCCAGGTGGCATCCCTAAGGAAGAAGTGAGATGGGGCTCCGAGTATGTCACCATGAAACAAGGGGATGCGACAATGCAATCTGCAGCTCCAACCCAGGCAGCAGCCACCATCAAATCAGCGGATACCACACAATCTGCACCGCCACCGGGTCCTGGGCTGTCAGCTGCCTTAGAGGGCATGTTACATGGTCCAACAATCAAGGGCGATAAGGCCTCGAAAGAAAAGGCCCCCATCGTAGGTCCTGGTGGCATCCCCAAGGAAGAAGTCAGGTGGGGCTCAGAGTACGTAACAGACAAACAAGGTGCTGCGACAATGCAGTCAGCAGCTCCAACCCAGGCAGCCACCATCAAATCAGCAGACACCACACAATCTGCACCGCCTCCTGGTCCTGGGCTGTCAGCAGCGCTGGAGGGTATGCTGCATGGACCAACCATTAAAGGTGACAAGGCTTCCAAAGAAAAAGCTCCCATCGTTGGTCCAGGTGGCATTCCAAAAGAAGAAGTCAGGTGGGGCTCTGAGTACGTGACAGACAAGCAAGGTGCTGCGACAATGCAGTCTGCAGCACCGACACAAGCAGCAGCCACCATCAAATCAGCAGATACCACACAATCTGCACCGCCTCCAGGTCCTGGGCTGTCAGCTGCACTGGAAGGCATGTTACATGGTCCAACTATCAAGGGCGACAAGTCCTCGAAAGAAAAAGCCCCCATCGTTGGACCGGGTGGCATCCCTAAGGAAGAAGTCAGATGGGGTTCTGAGTATGTCACCGACAAGCAAGGTGCCGCCAAGATGCAGTCAGCCGCTCCAACGCAAGCAGCCACCATCAAGTCAGCAGATACCACACAATCTGCACCTCCACCGGGTCCTGGGCTGTCAGCTGCGCTGGAAGGCATGCTGCATGGTCCAACTATCAAAGGTGACAAGGCGTCGAAAGAAAAAGCTCCCATCGTTGGTCCAGGTGGCATTCCAAAAGAAGAAGTCAGGTGGGGCTCAGAGTATGTCACCGACAAGCAAGGTGCCGCAACAATGCAGTCTGCAGCTCCAACCCAAGCAGCAGCCACCATCAAATCAGCAGATACCACACAATCTGCACCTCCACCAGGTCCTGGGCTGTCAACTGCGTTAGAGGGCATGCTGCATGGTCCAACTATCAAAGACAAGaatgagaagaaaaagaaagcacCAGTCGTCGGTCCTGATAGTATTCCAACCGAAGAAGTCAGATGGGGGGCGGAATATTCTGAAAAAG GAGCTAAAGGGTCAGAGAAGAGCAAAAAGTCTGGGGGAAGAAAGGGATCGGGCAAAAAGAAAGGGAAGAAGTGA
- the LOC118422081 gene encoding collagen alpha-1(II) chain-like isoform X5 — protein MASKDTGIKKTVAEKTAVQGQKTGGDKTKDAGRRNVSSSKVQSLHNLRNQTERTFRRKNLTNSAGKGIEEEEDRIGKLLGRLDRTLDGLKATNVVTGVVDKKGVQAGSFGTTQKQTEQTSSANTGKGGLESALAGVLHGPTIKGDKASKEKAPIVGPGGIPSEEVRWGSEYVTMKQGDATMQSAAPTQAAATIKSADTTQSAPPPGPGLSAALEGMLHGPTIKGDKASKEKAPIVGPGGIPKEEVRWGSEYVTMKQGDATMQSAAPTQAAATIKSADTTQSAPPPGPGLSAALEGMLHGPTIKGDKASKEKAPIVGPGGIPKEEVRWGSEYVTMKQGDATMQSAAPTQAAATIKSADTTQSAPPPGPGLSAALEGMLHGPTIKGDKASKEKAPIVGPGGIPKEEVRWGSEYVTDKQGAATMQSAAPTQAATIKSADTTQSAPPPGPGLSAALEGMLHGPTIKGDKASKEKAPIVGPGGIPKEEVRWGSEYVTDKQGAATMQSAAPTQAAATIKSADTTQSAPPPGPGLSAALEGMLHGPTIKGDKSSKEKAPIVGPGGIPKEEVRWGSEYVTDKQGAAKMQSAAPTQAATIKSADTTQSAPPPGPGLSAALEGMLHGPTIKGDKASKEKAPIVGPGGIPKEEVRWGSEYVTDKQGAATMQSAAPTQAAATIKSADTTQSAPPPGPGLSTALEGMLHGPTIKDKNEKKKKAPVVGPDSIPTEEVRWGAEYSEKGAKGSEKSKKSGGRKGSGKKKGKK, from the exons ATGGCAAGCAAAGACACAG GTATAAAGAAGACAGTCGCGGAGAAGACCGCAGTCCAGGGCCAGAAGACGGGTGGTGACAAGACTAAAGATGCAG GGCGAAGGAATGTCTCTTCCTCAAAGGTGCAATCACTTCACAACTTACGAAATCAGACAGAAAGGACGTTCAGACGCAAAAACCTTACTAATAGTGCCGGGAAAGGtatagaggaggaggaggaccgCATAGGCAAGCTTCTAGGTCGGCTAGATAGAACTTTGGACGGGCTTAAGGCCACGAATGTAGTAACCG GAGTTGTAGACAAAAAGGGGGTGCAAGCTGGCTCCTTTGGGACAACGCAAAAACAAACTGAGCAGACCAGTTCAGCAAATACAGGGAAAGGTGGACTGGAGAGTGCACTCGCAGGCGTGCTGCATGGACCAACAATTAAGGGTGACAAGGCCTCGAAAGAAAAAGCTCCCATCGTCGGTCCTGGCGGAATTCCTTCAGAAGAAGTGAGGTGGGGCTCCGAGTATGTCACCATGAAACAAGGTGATGCGACAATGCAGTCAGCCGCTCCAACACAAGCAGCAGCCACCATCAAATCAGCAGATACCACACAATCTGCACCGCCTCCAGGTCCTGGGCTGTCAGCTGCGCTGGAAGGCATGTTACATGGTCCAACTATTAAAGGTGACAAGGCTTCCAAAGAAAAGGCCCCAATTGTAGGTCCAGGTGGCATCCCTAAGGAAGAAGTGAGATGGGGCTCCGAGTATGTCACCATGAAACAAGGTGATGCGACAATGCAATCTGCAGCTCCAACCCAGGCAGCAGCCACCATCAAATCAGCGGATACCACACAATCTGCACCGCCTCCAGGTCCTGGGCTGTCCGCTGCGCTGGAAGGCATGTTACATGGTCCAACTATTAAAGGTGACAAGGCTTCCAAAGAAAAGGCCCCAATTGTAGGTCCAGGTGGCATCCCTAAGGAAGAAGTGAGATGGGGCTCCGAGTATGTCACCATGAAACAAGGGGATGCGACAATGCAATCTGCAGCTCCAACCCAGGCAGCAGCCACCATCAAATCAGCGGATACCACACAATCTGCACCGCCACCGGGTCCTGGGCTGTCAGCTGCCTTAGAGGGCATGTTACATGGTCCAACAATCAAGGGCGATAAGGCCTCGAAAGAAAAGGCCCCCATCGTAGGTCCTGGTGGCATCCCCAAGGAAGAAGTCAGGTGGGGCTCAGAGTACGTAACAGACAAACAAGGTGCTGCGACAATGCAGTCAGCAGCTCCAACCCAGGCAGCCACCATCAAATCAGCAGACACCACACAATCTGCACCGCCTCCTGGTCCTGGGCTGTCAGCAGCGCTGGAGGGTATGCTGCATGGACCAACCATTAAAGGTGACAAGGCTTCCAAAGAAAAAGCTCCCATCGTTGGTCCAGGTGGCATTCCAAAAGAAGAAGTCAGGTGGGGCTCTGAGTACGTGACAGACAAGCAAGGTGCTGCGACAATGCAGTCTGCAGCACCGACACAAGCAGCAGCCACCATCAAATCAGCAGATACCACACAATCTGCACCGCCTCCAGGTCCTGGGCTGTCAGCTGCACTGGAAGGCATGTTACATGGTCCAACTATCAAGGGCGACAAGTCCTCGAAAGAAAAAGCCCCCATCGTTGGACCGGGTGGCATCCCTAAGGAAGAAGTCAGATGGGGTTCTGAGTATGTCACCGACAAGCAAGGTGCCGCCAAGATGCAGTCAGCCGCTCCAACGCAAGCAGCCACCATCAAGTCAGCAGATACCACACAATCTGCACCTCCACCGGGTCCTGGGCTGTCAGCTGCGCTGGAAGGCATGCTGCATGGTCCAACTATCAAAGGTGACAAGGCGTCGAAAGAAAAAGCTCCCATCGTTGGTCCAGGTGGCATTCCAAAAGAAGAAGTCAGGTGGGGCTCAGAGTATGTCACCGACAAGCAAGGTGCCGCAACAATGCAGTCTGCAGCTCCAACCCAAGCAGCAGCCACCATCAAATCAGCAGATACCACACAATCTGCACCTCCACCAGGTCCTGGGCTGTCAACTGCGTTAGAGGGCATGCTGCATGGTCCAACTATCAAAGACAAGaatgagaagaaaaagaaagcacCAGTCGTCGGTCCTGATAGTATTCCAACCGAAGAAGTCAGATGGGGGGCGGAATATTCTGAAAAAG GAGCTAAAGGGTCAGAGAAGAGCAAAAAGTCTGGGGGAAGAAAGGGATCGGGCAAAAAGAAAGGGAAGAAGTGA